The Vitis vinifera cultivar Pinot Noir 40024 chromosome 16, ASM3070453v1 DNA segment TGCTATATTTTCTCAGACCCAATAATAAGGGGCAAAGATGATCACACTAACAATAAAAAGAAGACAatacttttcctttcttttctttctttcccttcttttcttttctcctaaTTTTCCCAGCAACCAACCGAAGGCCCTAAAGGCAATAATGGTAAAAACAAGGCACAACATTGTAACTATCTTTTCGtttctcctttattttttcaCCAACCAAGCAGAAAGCTGAAATTAAAttgtaacttttttttcccACTCCCCAACATTTTCACCGGTCCAGACAAAAGGGCATCTGGATAACATCACtaaaagcaaaaagaagacCCGAAATTTATAACTTAGATGTCTtctttcctacattttctcagcaatcaaacagaaaactgaaataaaataaaataaaattaccatAGCCTGGCCAAGACCCAACACATCCCATCTCTCAGGCACCACAGAAGCACCCATCTCTTCCTTCTCTGCTACTTCTTCTCCATCCTCATCCTCATCCTCATCCTCATCGTCTTCTCCTCCACCACTCAACCTTGAAAATGAACACCTTGGGGCTTTCATAGTCCTTGTAGAGCAAGAAAAAAGGGAATATGTGGTGGGGATTTGGTGGGTTTTAAGGGAAGATGAAGGGTGGGGGGAAAGCGAGAAAAGAGGAACGGTGGAGAGTAGAGACTTGGTGGTGGTGCAAGGCGGAGAAGTAGGAGGAAGGATAGAGAACGACATAGTTCCTATAAATGACATGGAAATTTTGTACTATTTTTGAGGGTGGCGGCGGCCGTCGTGGTGGCGGCGGGGATGGGTGGAGGTCGATTCCTCAGCCCACCTCCAGGGGTCTCCAAATCTATCCATTAGAGGCCTTTTATAGACGCacattttcatttccattttagGTTGTGTTTGGATACGTGGGATGATGGTCAAccacaaacattttttttttttcaaaaaaaaaattaaattagggattcaaatatagaaaatagtgAGCAAGGAATTTCTAGAAAGAtcgaatagtttttttttttattcctaataaatttctatgattgtgtttcaactttcaatgcatgtaagaatataaaattgtaatgataatttgtttttagaaattatctAAATgtctgatttaaaaaaaaaattgtttttaaaaatttatattttattgtttttggaaaacaagttttaaaaaataaagaattattctttcgatattttttattacaaaaaaatgaatttattaataattttaaaaaataatttaaaattcaaaaaatatatataatgactaTACAAATAATAGAcgtaattaatattttgaattctttaataaattttttaatttttaagaacaaattgaaattaaaaaaattgattaattaattatagattaaatgaaataattcataacaacaacaataacctAAAAATGGCCATTAGTTCCAAAAATTGAGTGAAAAACAGTGAGCAGGTGTTGAATTTCAGATCCAAACCCTAAAATTTCAACCCAGAATGGATTGCCACCACCCCACCAACAAGATTTTCATATTCAACCTTCTGAAACCCTGCATTTGCGATCATTGAAGCAAATTTCTCCTGCAACCACAAATTAGAAATCGATAAAATTGTCGATTATAAATGCACTTATGTCACAATCTATTTTTAGAACTGCAAAAATCCGCTCAACTGATCATTGCAGAAGCTTTCCAAAGACGGTTGGAACATTTTAGAAGCTTCTAGAACAACTTGGTGCGTCCAATACAGAGTATTTAAGGACGTGTTTAagaaactgtttttcaaaactgttttctattttctaaaacaattttttttttgaaaatttgctctgaaaattttcagtttgctagaaaaataagtttaatgAAATATGTAAGCAATGCCAAACTTTTCTTTCGATGTCCGGGCAACAACCAGGCATCTTAGAGGATCCACCGGCTTTGCAGAGCCCCAAGGTGCCTAGGCagtgcatgcatgcatgcatgcatgctaAATGCTATTAAGATGTGAGGAGTAGGGATTGAAACCTGCGGTGGAAAACGGCGAATACTCTCAACTAAATACTGGTACGATGCCCGATCACCTGCTACTAGCTCCCCCATGGCTGGAATGACTGAAAACGAGTAGTAATCATACctgcaaaaggaaaagaacatCCCTAAATTTCTGGGTAACCATAGAAAACAATCCTAACcaaaatgaatatatttgtATCACAAAAGGGACAATAATTGGAGGTATCATTGTTTCAGGTACAAAAGTTTCTAGAGAAACGGAAAATGCTCTATCTCTGAGTGTGGTTTGAACAAATTGATCTGATTAACGGAAATAACTAGTTATGTTTACAAATGAGCCAAGAAATCGATCACTGATCCAATTTGAATACATCCACAGGATAGACCTTTCAGAAAAATGAAGAGTAATGGCAGCAAGTGATACTCCCAGCCAGTTAAGATTACGTGATGATGCAGACAAAATAGTACAAGAGGAAAAGAGGAACAATCCTTAAGAGAGAGCAAGAGAACTCCACCCTAATAAGAATAGCCGGGGGAAATTCATCAAAACGATGGCATGAAGAATAAGACGTTATATGGTTTAGGTGGAGGGTTCTGcaagaaataagagaaaatcccaagaagaagaaaaaaaaatggcattgagTAGTGAGAATCACACACTGGCCAAGGATAGAAAATGTGCCCCTAATAAAGATGGATGCCAAAACAGAACTGTCCCTCCAAAACTGTTTGAACTTTTCTTATACCAAACCTTGCAGCACCACGGCACTTCATGAATAATGGGGTcaaggtgacttcaaggtaatTAAATCTATAGAATTTCAAACCAGCATAGGCAAAAGTAAAccatagaaacaaaaaaaaaacaaacactccAGCCAATTCTCGTATCAAAAACCTAGGTGGCAAGGCAATCTATTGGGTACATAAGAGTTCTTGCataagtgaaaagcaacagtgATACTCACAACTCCTTAAATACAGGAATTTCCACATGGCTGAGCTCAAGGCAAAGGAATCTTCCTCCCCGTTTTAGTACCCTGGTTAACCATTGATGTTAGTTGAAACTAGCAGAATAAAAATAAGAGCAACACATCAAAAAATAACTGACATTGATCAGATGAACCTAAAGGAAATTAGATGGAAGGGCTCTATGATAAAGTGCAACTAAATGTTTGTTACTCTTGATAACACAAATTTCTTACTCCAATACCATCATCTTCCCAGAAAATTTGCAGTTTAGTACTAAATAAACACAAATGTTTTAAGTGAAGATGAACTCATTATTCCATTCCTGTTCTTTGCAATGGCAAATGCAAGCAAATTCAAAGTAGCTGGTAAGTCCAGGAAAAGAAACATTAAGATTAAATGACCAACCTAATTGAGTttatcctctctctctctctctctctctctctctctctcatgctGCTTACTCTAAAACCAGAGAATTTACAGCCAGACATAAAAAGTCATCATACCCAGAAACAAGCACAGGATAAGTTTGCTCATAAAATAACAGTTTACACAAAACATCATATCACTAGTTCCTCTAATTTCCTATATTTCAATCGAGATATCTTCAAAAAAATTGCCTATGAAACTAGGTGACATGTTCATTTGGAAATTTAattgacaaaaaataattttaagttttaaagaATGGATTAGATAACAAAATACCGCTTACTCATTCCATTGGGATTGGAAGTCGCTGGTTACCAATTTAGTTTAGCAATCTTTTGCCTGTATCAGTATTAACTGCTTAGCTATTTTAAAGATATTACTAGACAGAACAACCAGAGGCCTACCTGTAAGCTTCAGAAAGAACTTTTTCTATGTGTGTGACATTCCTAATCCCAAAAGCAATTGTATAACCGTCCATtgaatcatcatcaaaacttaAGGCTTCTGCATCTCCCTCCAGCCATAAGAGAGTTGGGTCTTTTCCAAGACCTGTAGATATAAAGAGAAGTTTCATAAACAGGACATTTTGTCCATAAGAAACAAGCAATTGAAGATTTCTAATACAACACTCTAGTGTGTATATTTAAGATTCTCTAATTTTATTCCACCTTGCTCCATGGCCCGCTTTTTACCAACATCTAGCATTCTTGGGTTGATGTCGCATATGTATATCTGAGTTTCTTCCTGTAACTCGTCTTCAGGGACATTGTGCATGGTTCGGAGCTTCATTTTGTTTATGGTTTCTAGGATCTTGAAAGCAACATCCCCTGTGACATAAAGAATTTTGGTGTCAAGATTATAATATAGGACTTACTTAAGATCCCACAGAGGAAgagagggggggagggggggagaGAGAATGTGCTCCACCATAGCTAGTAAATTCACATTCAACCTAGAGAAGATAGAGAATATGTAAAGGTCAATTTACATCAAAAGAATAACATTTCTCTTCACTCCACAACTTcattacttattacttattactATTACCTAAAGCAAAGGGCATCACATGCCTTTGACCACTGTCAAAGCATCCTATTCTTCATATAACATGTCTGGGATGATTGATAGCTGTGAAATGGCTCAAATCTCAATCACATATAGTTTTATGAACATTCTGATGCATGTGTGAGTTTGTGTGCACAAGCATACTGTATGCACTAGACCTTCTAATAGTGAATATTTAATAAACTAATATTCTTTAATAACGACAATTTTATAGAAACAAACTTCATTCAAAGTTGCATAATTCATActcttttttagaaaatttgttcTGCAACATTAATTAGTCAAGCAGAAATATGCTTGTGTAGtggaataaaattattaataacagaaaataaaagTCACATATAAACAAGTCCTGGCCAATTCTCAGCCAATCAAACCCTATGTCACaaagataaaaacaaacaattgtTTAATCAGAATTAGCCAAGCCAGACATGATTCATCTTCTTCtcattcctttttcctttttaagaaATGCTGCCTCCGACTTTGAGCCCGCAACAAAAGACCCAAGAAttcctattaaaaataaataaagcccCAAGATTAACCATTGAAGCAATGGATTTTATCTCCTCAGGTCTACAGGTCTTTCTCTAATCATTATGGATGCTTAGTCCACAAGCTTTCCTTTATTCACACATACAGTTGTTTAGAGGGAAGTTGCATACCattatttttttgcaaaaaGGTCAAAATATAGTTCCAAAAAATGTGTAAAAGCTTCTCTCTCAATTCATTAAATTGCATACTTAGGCACAAGTTTTGGTcaatgaaagttaaaaaaaaaaggtatttaatatttaaatgaactGATAAACTACACACCTCCTACTGTTATTAACATTAGAATGTCAACTCTATCCAAAAAACTGAATATGATAGATTGAATCTTATTAAAGATGTAGCTGGCAGTCATCACTCATCAGAACCGTCTAGTTCAGGGTGAGGATACCTTAAATGTAAGACATTTCTAATCATAGGTCCATGTTCAAAAGTTCTTAAGAGaagcacaaaaataaaaatctttgacCTCAGTAGCCATCTGAAAAGGGGAGAAAGTCCTTTGCTTCCCAGGTAAAGAACTcacaaaagaaaaatctaatCAGAAAAGcacttattttcctttatagTTTGCTCTGCTTCTTGCCCCATCCTTGTTGAGCTCCCTCAATCATTTACCCTATCTACCTAAAACACCAAGCAAAAAGACTACATATAATAATTGTACAAGGTATGCTAACCTGTTCCACCAGCCACATCAAGATGCTTCATTCCAGGAAATGGATGCAATTTAGAGACCAACCTGTTAAgcaaaaataaactaatatagaaGCAAAGCATCATAATTTGAAATAACTATTTGAGCACAACAGCAAGATTCAAACCTATCCTTCCATAATCTATGCAATCCACCACTCATCAAATCATTCATGAGATCGTAACTTGAAGCAACACTGGTGAAGACATTACCAACCATCtggcttttttcttcttcttgcacTTCTTTAAATCCTGGAAATATAATTTTGGTTACCAACCAGTCTAAAATTGTGAAGGGGAAGAAGGCTGCTTGTAGACAACATCTAATACATAAAACAAATTCCATTTTACCAAGGATAGCAGAAGCATGCTGTTTCAAATAGTTAAACTAGGTTCCCAGTCAATACAATTTGGCAATTGGATTTATGGATTTTCTCAGCACTTCAATatacaataaaacaataatgtaagacttttcattttttaaggcCATGTTTGGCTAGATATAGTAGGGGATATGATAAGAGAAGAGATAGTATGGGATAGGATAATAGAGGAGATATTATATCCTATCCTATGTTTGGTTGAACATAGCATTATAGCATAGAATAAATGATGGGATAACTTATCCTATCCTATACTCAACCAAAGTGGGATATATCAtccaaccttttttttatatcccTTTTAAATGGAATATGTTAATCCTAAGCCAAGATATAGGACATGCATATCCCatgtatcatatatttttttttttaatcaatttttattttttcatattacttattttgcaaaataaaattttttattataaaattaaacttaTGGTTAAGAAAGAAgaactaaaacaatatttataaaatatattgtaaaataatattatattaatattatttttatatattgaatagcataatataaattttttttgtaaaataacatATCTTTTTGGATATATTACCGTAGAATATCATGTTCATTGGATATAATATCCAAGGATATGCATATCCTAGGTTATGCATTTCCTGtccaatgggatatgatatcttaaaatatacatattttattctatCAACCAAACGTAGCCTAAAAGCTTTGTAATGCAAATAGTTGTATGTATCAGTatgctaactaaaaagaaagtcaATCAGTTACCTTTCTTGTGTTCTCTCTAGGATTAAGTAGATTGTATACTTTATCTAACCTTACCCCCTGAGTATAGGTGCATCTTAGGCTAACTGTTCTGAAAAGAGGACATcaatatcaataagaaaagGTTGTTTTATGTGTGTTTCAGAAAGATgaatttaaggaaaaaagtAGCAAATGCAATGTTTTCTAATACATGAAAGAGTCGAAGCACATAAATGATCTTGGCCCCTACCCTTGATAGGGATGTAAGGACATAGACTTCTTTACCAACTTTTAAATTCTCGTGATACAAGTGAAATAAATAACATGTATCATTTCTCCTTTGTGACGATAAAACCCAGCTGATAGTAGCTTTCCAATTTCATGCATTCCTTGTGGTTGCCAGTAGATATGTTTTAGGCTACTGCTTCTTATCGGCCAGTGTTTCTGAGTAGAGAAACTTCACTTATCATCCCCTATGGTACGGACAAAGAAGTCAAAGCAAGAACCATGTAATTCCTAACAACAAAATCAGTCTTTCTTCTAGGTACcttttatatatagatatatgcaAATAAGAATATTGTTGATAGTGTCTATTCAAAAGAAggcgcaccaaagtacacaaaGAGTATACAAAGGTGCCACAAAGGCAATGAGATGGAGAGAGTAACAAAGAGCACCTCTCCCATCAAAAAGAGCACAATGAATCAACAAAATGTAAAATAGACAAAGAGGCTTCATCTAAAAAACTTTCTAACCCAATGCCAAAGAGACCACAAGAAAGAGTTTTTCAGAGCTTGGTttgttttttccaaattttcagaTGTTGTACAATTCCTCTCCCTCCAAATGgtccaaaataagcataaagGGGCAGCCATTCACGCCTCCCTACACTTCTTCCCCACAAAGGTCCCCTACTAGCGTGATATAATCTCTCTGATCATAGAGGGCAACATCCACTCAACCTTATACAACAAGAATAATAAGTGCCAGAAAATCTTAATTATAGCACAAGGAAAGAAGACATGGTCAGCTAATTCCTCAACTTTAGAAAGATTACACCTATTCTCCAAAATCCATCCCCTTCTTTTTAACAAATCTGAAGTCAAAATTTTGCCCCAAtctacctcccaatcattgaactATCTTGAGAAGCATGGACCCTAATGTCCTCCCTCCCTTAACTGCTCCCATATTTCCACAACCCATGCATGCTTTGAGATGGCTATAAAGCGAACAAAGCCCACTTACTAAACTTCTCAACAACTCTTTTTTGAGCCTCCACTTCTTTAGTTGATATGATTGTTTCTCTCTCCTTTACATCCTAATAACCAATCTGAGctatagttttttctttacCTAAAGCCACATTCCCAGATACCTCTTTATTCTACACCTTCATGTCTTTGTATAGAGCTTTTAGCTTACAGGCAAGAATTAAATTGGATCATCCCCTAAAATTGTAACCCATCCAGTAATTTTTTAGTTGCTCTTTAAACCCCTCCACCtttagccacatattttcaaacctgaaGGTGGTTTTCCTTCCCTCATCGCACCTCCATCCAATAGAATGGGAGAGTGATTTGAAACTTACCTAGGTAAATAGCTTTGCAACAGACCATAGTAATGGTTCTCCCAAACTTTTGACACCAAGAATATGGTCAACCTTGGTGAAAGCTGGTCATTCTAACCTCCACACCACATATAGGGTCCCCCTAGTGGGGAAGATCATGCATATTTAGCTCTTCTATCGCCTCAGAGTATCTCATAGCCAGAGACAACCTGACACAATTCCTTCTTTGCCTCAGTTCCAAACCACATTGAAATCCCCTTCTATACACCAGGGTCTTCCCACAGCTTTCTGATATGCCCTAACTTTGCACAGAACTCTTCTTAGTCTCTCTCTTAAGTTGGCCTATAAACCCATGTGAACACCCAGGCAAATTTATCTGACATGATACTGAATCAACACCTTCTTCCATTCCAATTAGTTCAAACACACTGTCAACTAAAGAAGAACCAATCTGAGCCATACTACAACACCACTAGATGATCCCCTAGCTTCCATAGAACCCCACTCTAAGAATCTCCCAACCCCTAAGGTCCTAGCTAATTTCAGTCATCGCCTGCACCTTGGTTTCTTGCAAACACACCAAATTTGCTTTCTGCATTCTGATAAACACACCTCTACAAATGCCTATGATTCATTTCTTCACATAACTGTAATTTAGAAGCCTCCTAACACATAAATGTTCACCAAATGGGGAATGATACTGAATGACAAATGTATCTCAAACCATCACTGTTAACATTCAGCTCAGTTTTTGGGTTAACAGTCAAGAGCTTTGagcaaatataaaatttaaatttttaaggatccatttgatttcaaaaataaaagatggTTATCATCACCGCCATCAAACAGGCTCTAAACACTTCAAAATCTTTTACAACAATTCACACAGTATTTCCATCACTGATTCAAAAACTCAAGCTTCTTTAGCATCACATTTAGAATCTGACCGATCAAAAGAAGTTTGATTCAGTAAGAAATTTTCAAGCAATGCAAATCAATTGAAAGCTTGGATGAATGACtctgaaatgaaaaaacaaatatctgaaTCTCATCTAATCAATGGCAAAGGATAAAGAGAGTTACCAAAGCTGGTGGCATGTGAATGCAACAAAGAAGTTGCAGAGAACATGGGCAATAGCTTGTTCCTCATATTCATTGAAGCAGTCCTCAACGCCATTGATGCTACCAAACCCTTCAAATTACAACCAAATAATGTCATTTTAATACGTGTAAAATTCACGAGAAATTGGGTTTCTTCCAAACGCATAAATTTTCCCTTATCATACTTTTTTCCATGTGAATTTTCCATCACAGCCAAACGAGGAAAACTGGTTTTTCCATCGTgtaaaaagttcaaagaaattGGGGATATGATTTCCATGAATTTCTTCGAATTTTTTCTTCCCAACCAAacaagaaatttttatttttcctgtaTGTAGAACCTAAAAAAACATTGGGGTTTTTCAAAGCAGAAAATGGggttttctcttcaaaataccATAAAAATTCCCCTGAATTTCATCGAATTTTATTTTCCAGTAATTTCCAtcaaaccaaacaagaaaacaGGCGAATTCCTTGAAGAAGTCTGAGTAGAAAAGCTTTGTGCATTTACCAGGGCAGTGCAGAGAACTGACAGCAGGGTTTTGGAGGAGAGGCACAAGCGGAGGTCAATCAGGCACAGAGAAGGGAAGGTCACGTGCAAGCAACAGatcaagtaaaaaatattttagatcttAAAAGCTGTTTTCAAATCGAGAAAAACCGTCGATTTAGTAGGTACCGAACATGAATTCAGCCGTTAGATAGGCGCAATCCTAGCCGTTTATGAAAAATTGACCATGTAAAATAGCCGTtagatatgattaaaaaattacttaaaaaaaaaaacattaacaaatgttttcaatttaatgacagtgttttctaaattttgttaaatactgtttttttaaattaaaaacgatttttaaaaacactaacAAAGTATACAAATATTACaactttctttttataatttattattaagtatcaaatatcattaattatttaatgaatACACAACCCTGTaacctaaataaaaaaaatattgccaaaaaaaaatataataatttaatatgaaaataaaataattctttatgGTATTATTCatgacattttttaattttaaattatatcttTATCATAAAAgcaaaaatgtgaaaaaatgtttaaataaaaaaaagtgattgaGAATATGATATGAACAATGAAAGATAaaggtatgaaaaatatgagacACGATACAaataatgtaaaagaaaataaaagaataattggttgtatgatttaaaaataattttttgtttttaaaaatagtaaattgtttttaaaaatagtaaattgtttttaaaaattcttaatattgtttggtagttattatatataagtaatttttaaaaacaaaatgaaatggaaaacattttttaaagaataagtagaaattgttttcaccaatttttaaaaataaaagaaaaacataaaaaaatcaaataaaattcaaattaaatcaaacttaagataaataaactctaaattaaaCAATACTTAATGtatttgattcattaataaacctaatgatatttaaaaataatttaaaactcagtGAACCACTTAATactgaaaatttattaacaaaattggtttagtggttttttttttctacataaaatcattatttaaatGTTGAATCTCAGCATTGAATGTGTAAATCCAATCATGACCATCCATtagttgaagaaaaaaaacggaaaaaaaaaaaaaacaaaaaacaaaaaacaaagccTAACCGTTGACGGCATAGCAGGTTTCTTCCTGACGCTTCAGCCTTCGACAACAGGCTTGAAGTCAGATCCGCAAGAGCTTCGAAAACTGCCACATGTGAACTGACCTTCTCCTTGTGTTAagtttctccattttttttcttgtgaaaGGAAGGTTGTAAATCAGTTTGGAGACAGGAAATAAATCTTTGAGCAAATGGATCGCTCCGTACCATTGTGGCTCAGTCACATACCTTTCTCCTCGGCAGATACTATCGACAAGGGACTTAGTAGCTGGCTCAGTGTTCATCACTGGGAATCCCTCAAAAACACCCTGCACGTCCACAGAAACCTTtactcaattttataaaaatcaattaaagccTAGCTACTCAACAAATAGAGAAAGACCATTCAGTTTTGTTagtataatgaaattaaatactTTGCTGTTTTCTGGGGATAGTATGAGTTCTCCATCCTTGGATAAGATTTTTTCCCCGGGACATCTCGGAATCTATTATACCAAGAGTGGCAATTGTTATGGTGACTGAAGGAGCCAGCTCAATTCTCAGTGCCTCGAAGAAGCCTATTAATGCTGCTTTACTTGCCTGAAAACCAAAAAGGATAAACACAAGTGACTGAAAAACGGAGCATTTGAATAATAGACGAGAGAATATGTAATGACCTGTTTTCaattatatagatattattCATTCTAGGTTTTAAGGATATTCGTGACTTTAAAACGTGTCTGCGTAATTAAGAGAAATCAAGAcacaaagaatttttttttctatctaatATAAGACATCACGATCACCCTCCTTATAATATTGGATATTGGAGAGGGGAATATATT contains these protein-coding regions:
- the LOC100245886 gene encoding 2-methoxy-6-polyprenyl-1,4-benzoquinol methylase, mitochondrial, with the translated sequence MALRTASMNMRNKLLPMFSATSLLHSHATSFGFKEVQEEEKSQMVGNVFTSVASSYDLMNDLMSGGLHRLWKDRLVSKLHPFPGMKHLDVAGGTGDVAFKILETINKMKLRTMHNVPEDELQEETQIYICDINPRMLDVGKKRAMEQGLGKDPTLLWLEGDAEALSFDDDSMDGYTIAFGIRNVTHIEKVLSEAYRVLKRGGRFLCLELSHVEIPVFKELYDYYSFSVIPAMGELVAGDRASYQYLVESIRRFPPQEKFASMIANAGFQKVEYENLVGGVVAIHSGLKF
- the LOC109124204 gene encoding 11-beta-hydroxysteroid dehydrogenase-like 6, with the translated sequence FGLIQQDVNFWGTVYPTYFAIPHLKKTKGKIFVNSSSCAFLQPPRLSFYSASKAALIGFFEALRIELAPSVTITIATLGIIDSEMSRGKNLIQGWRTHTIPRKQQRCF